In Lachnospiraceae bacterium, one DNA window encodes the following:
- a CDS encoding GtrA family protein: MKSGKRRIKSWIDKHPAAWEFILFNVLSNVATFVNFIAMWICTAFLFTSLEEIPFCFFVFHYTQVENDLGLGGFLSFLVATAAAQTINFYVQKNFVFRSNAAFTRAVPRYICLAVVLVIVSAALPAYSQAFFKNLGLPQALVPTLANGVNIVVQVVLSYPAMKFWIMPEKLPDKDSF, encoded by the coding sequence ATGAAATCAGGAAAAAGAAGGATTAAGAGCTGGATCGACAAACATCCAGCCGCCTGGGAATTTATTCTATTTAATGTGCTGTCTAATGTGGCTACATTTGTGAATTTTATAGCAATGTGGATCTGTACAGCTTTCCTGTTTACCTCTTTAGAGGAAATCCCATTTTGTTTTTTCGTTTTCCATTATACTCAGGTAGAAAATGACCTGGGATTGGGTGGATTTTTAAGCTTTCTTGTAGCAACAGCAGCTGCCCAGACCATTAATTTCTATGTACAGAAAAACTTTGTATTCCGCTCCAATGCAGCATTTACAAGAGCCGTACCAAGATACATCTGTCTTGCAGTGGTACTGGTTATTGTATCTGCAGCACTTCCTGCCTACAGCCAGGCATTTTTCAAAAATCTGGGGCTTCCACAGGCGTTGGTTCCTACGCTGGCTAATGGAGTGAATATTGTGGTACAGGTAGTGCTCAGTTATCCGGCAATGAAGTTCTGGATCATGCCGGAAAAATTGCCTGACAAGGATAGTTTCTAA
- a CDS encoding glycoside hydrolase family 3 C-terminal domain-containing protein → MKHEELLLKLTLEEKAALLSGKTVWQTRDIPRFKIPSVFLSDGPHGIRRQAGSGDHLGLNASLKATCFPTAAAIANSWDPELGEEIGKALGEEAAAQNVNIVLGPGLNMKRSPLCGRNFEYFAEDPYLAGKMAAAYIRGIQSQGVYACPKHFAVNSQEERRMAMNAVVDERTLREIYLTGFEIAVREGNAKAIMTSYNEVNGEYANENKKLLLDILRKEWGFDGLVVTDWGGSNDHVKGVMCQSDLEMPAPGLDSARELVTAVNEGRLSMKDIDLCVDHVLDAVLDLKQKAEEKKSVFDEKAHHALARKAAAESAVLLKNEDNILPLKPGTRIALIGDFAFVPRYQGAGSSMVNPFNVESMDQLIDEYDLQVIGKAHGYTRNGEPDADADLEKEALEAAAGADVVLYCFGLDEVSESEGKDREHMRLPQNQLRLLNELVKVNENIVGILSAGSSIEMSWQYDLKSILHSYLGGEAGAGAILDILTGKINPSGRLAETYPLRYEDTPAFQYYPASERTSEYREGPFMGYRYYDTSMVLFRYPFGYGLSYTEFAYSALEVDEKEVQLTVTNVGERDGAEVVQLYVGFPDSVVFRPQKELKGFQKVFLKAGESKRVHIPFDDKTFRYWNVKTGQWEIEEGEYLLMVGASVSDIRLSGKLWVAGTTKEIPYEKKKLPSYYSGRISNVGAEEFEVLLGHPVPDGKWKGELGINDAICQMYYAKSRLARLVYCILTDKIKKSEGKGKPDLNLLFIYNMPFRGIAKMTGGAASMEMARGIVDMVNGKWLSGTKRVIKGYFRNNKENKKYEKQLEGKEKRE, encoded by the coding sequence ATGAAACATGAAGAATTACTTTTAAAATTAACACTGGAGGAAAAAGCGGCACTTTTGAGCGGCAAAACAGTATGGCAGACACGGGATATCCCACGCTTTAAGATACCGTCTGTTTTTCTTTCTGACGGCCCACATGGGATCCGCAGGCAGGCGGGATCAGGGGATCATCTGGGTTTAAATGCCTCTTTAAAGGCAACCTGTTTTCCGACAGCGGCAGCTATTGCAAACAGCTGGGATCCGGAGCTTGGAGAAGAGATTGGCAAAGCACTGGGAGAAGAAGCAGCTGCCCAGAATGTAAATATTGTACTAGGTCCAGGGCTTAACATGAAAAGAAGTCCTCTTTGCGGAAGAAATTTTGAGTATTTTGCGGAAGATCCTTATCTGGCAGGAAAAATGGCAGCTGCTTATATACGGGGTATCCAGAGTCAGGGCGTATATGCCTGTCCAAAGCATTTTGCAGTAAACAGCCAGGAAGAACGGCGCATGGCTATGAATGCAGTGGTAGATGAGAGGACTCTTCGAGAAATCTATCTGACAGGTTTTGAGATTGCAGTCAGAGAAGGCAATGCCAAAGCTATTATGACCAGCTACAATGAGGTAAATGGGGAATATGCCAATGAGAATAAAAAGCTGCTGCTAGATATTTTAAGAAAGGAATGGGGCTTTGACGGACTGGTGGTTACAGACTGGGGCGGTTCTAATGATCATGTAAAAGGAGTGATGTGTCAGTCAGACCTGGAAATGCCGGCACCTGGGCTTGACTCGGCCAGAGAGCTGGTTACAGCTGTAAATGAAGGGCGTCTTTCCATGAAAGATATAGATCTTTGTGTGGATCATGTTTTAGATGCAGTATTGGATCTGAAACAAAAAGCAGAGGAAAAAAAGTCAGTTTTTGATGAGAAAGCCCATCACGCATTAGCCAGAAAAGCAGCTGCAGAAAGTGCTGTCCTTTTAAAGAATGAAGATAATATACTTCCGTTAAAGCCGGGAACCAGGATCGCGCTCATTGGTGATTTCGCTTTTGTACCACGCTATCAGGGCGCAGGATCTTCTATGGTAAATCCTTTTAATGTGGAATCCATGGACCAGCTGATTGATGAGTATGATCTTCAGGTAATTGGAAAAGCTCATGGATATACACGCAATGGAGAACCAGATGCAGATGCAGATTTAGAAAAAGAAGCATTAGAGGCAGCTGCCGGAGCAGATGTGGTCCTTTACTGTTTTGGGCTGGACGAGGTTAGTGAATCAGAAGGGAAAGACCGGGAACACATGCGTCTGCCTCAGAACCAGCTCCGGTTGTTAAATGAACTGGTAAAAGTAAATGAAAATATTGTGGGTATTTTAAGTGCAGGTTCTTCCATTGAGATGTCCTGGCAGTATGATTTAAAGTCAATCCTTCACAGTTACCTAGGCGGAGAGGCAGGTGCTGGGGCAATCCTGGATATCTTGACCGGAAAGATAAATCCTTCCGGCCGTCTGGCGGAGACTTATCCGCTGCGGTATGAGGATACGCCTGCATTTCAGTATTATCCTGCTTCTGAGCGTACATCAGAGTATCGTGAAGGACCTTTTATGGGCTATCGCTATTATGATACAAGTATGGTACTTTTCCGGTATCCGTTTGGATATGGCCTTTCCTATACAGAGTTTGCCTATTCAGCTTTGGAAGTGGATGAAAAAGAGGTACAATTGACTGTCACAAATGTAGGAGAGCGGGATGGGGCAGAGGTTGTCCAGCTTTATGTCGGCTTTCCGGACTCCGTTGTATTCCGCCCGCAGAAGGAATTAAAAGGCTTTCAGAAGGTCTTTTTAAAAGCGGGGGAAAGTAAAAGGGTGCATATTCCATTTGACGATAAAACTTTTCGCTACTGGAATGTAAAAACAGGACAATGGGAGATAGAAGAAGGAGAATATCTGCTTATGGTGGGAGCCAGTGTGTCAGATATCCGGTTGTCCGGAAAATTATGGGTGGCGGGAACCACAAAAGAAATACCCTATGAAAAGAAAAAATTGCCTTCTTATTACAGCGGACGGATCAGTAATGTGGGAGCAGAGGAATTTGAAGTTCTTTTGGGACATCCTGTTCCTGATGGAAAATGGAAGGGCGAACTGGGGATTAATGATGCTATCTGCCAGATGTATTATGCCAAAAGCCGTCTGGCTCGTCTGGTTTACTGCATATTGACAGATAAAATAAAAAAGAGTGAAGGAAAAGGCAAACCGGATTTAAACTTATTGTTTATCTATAACATGCCATTTCGCGGAATCGCAAAGATGACAGGTGGTGCTGCAAGCATGGAAATGGCAAGAGGAATCGTTGATATGGTTAATGGAAAGTGGCTTTCTGGCACCAAAAGGGTAATTAAAGGATATTTCCGTAATAATAAAGAGAACAAAAAATATGAAAAACAGTTGGAAGGTAAGGAGAAGAGAGAATGA
- a CDS encoding DUF819 family protein, with amino-acid sequence MIHDGFIYLGTLMLLAAILVNLPVYLKGKGAQKFFKFAPPIVLLYLGMMLLCTMKMWNLEDTAATYKAVKNPLLYAMLFLMLLRCDLKKIIKLGPKMLIGFFAASLSICTGFIVSYAIFHKMLGPDSWKALGALCGSWLGGSGNMLAVQAVLDVSEESMAYSLVIDSVCAVMYVMFLLWAINFSKEFNAWTKADVRLINEVGASLEEEAKANTKPLTWKSMLLLIGVSFFISAISKDVGSMVANALPVFDSATWTVLLVTAVGLLVAMTPFGKLKGTEEVSNIILYVEIALIASRADISAMGNAPVWLAAGFLILLIHVAVMVILAKVIKMDIFTCAVASLANVGGTATAPVLAGAYSSALVPVGILMALLGNIIGTPGGAFVGHLMSLIG; translated from the coding sequence ATGATTCATGACGGGTTTATCTATCTTGGCACTTTGATGCTGCTAGCAGCGATTTTAGTCAATCTTCCTGTATACCTGAAGGGAAAAGGCGCACAGAAATTTTTTAAGTTTGCACCGCCTATTGTTTTGCTCTATTTAGGTATGATGCTTTTATGTACTATGAAAATGTGGAACCTGGAAGATACAGCTGCAACTTATAAGGCAGTAAAAAACCCACTGCTGTATGCAATGTTGTTTTTAATGCTGCTGCGCTGTGATCTTAAGAAGATCATCAAATTAGGACCGAAAATGCTGATTGGTTTCTTTGCAGCCAGCCTTTCTATTTGTACTGGTTTTATAGTAAGTTATGCTATTTTCCATAAAATGTTAGGCCCAGACAGCTGGAAAGCACTGGGGGCATTGTGTGGAAGCTGGTTAGGCGGAAGTGGAAATATGCTGGCTGTACAGGCGGTTTTAGATGTAAGTGAGGAAAGCATGGCATATTCACTGGTAATTGATTCTGTTTGTGCGGTAATGTATGTTATGTTCCTTCTGTGGGCCATTAACTTTTCAAAGGAATTTAACGCATGGACCAAAGCAGATGTACGTCTGATCAATGAAGTTGGCGCTTCTCTGGAAGAGGAGGCAAAAGCAAACACCAAACCTCTTACATGGAAGAGCATGCTTCTTTTAATTGGTGTATCATTCTTCATTTCTGCTATTTCCAAGGATGTAGGAAGTATGGTTGCAAATGCACTGCCTGTTTTTGACAGTGCAACCTGGACTGTTCTTCTGGTAACTGCTGTTGGACTGCTGGTGGCTATGACTCCATTTGGAAAATTAAAAGGAACAGAAGAGGTATCTAATATCATCCTTTATGTTGAGATTGCCCTGATCGCTTCCAGAGCAGATATTTCTGCTATGGGTAATGCACCTGTATGGCTGGCAGCTGGCTTCCTGATCCTTCTGATCCATGTAGCTGTTATGGTCATTCTTGCAAAGGTGATCAAAATGGATATCTTTACCTGTGCCGTTGCATCTTTAGCAAACGTTGGTGGAACTGCTACTGCACCTGTACTTGCAGGCGCATACAGTAGTGCTTTAGTTCCGGTAGGTATTCTTATGGCACTTCTGGGTAATATTATTGGTACACCAGGAGGTGCATTTGTGGGACATTTAATGAGTCTGATCGGATAG
- a CDS encoding MATE family efflux transporter: protein MDIKKQFIRYVSQNMLGMLGMSLYILADTYFISKAVGADGITALNLVLPVYNLIFAIGAMIGVGSAIRFVIERNKENPEAESYFFHALFWAGIISLVFIAAGIFCPDQVIRLMGGDEQIIATGKSYTRIFMTFAPLFMWNHICNAFVRNDGSPMIAMMATLFSSLFNIVFDYILMFPFSMGMPGAALATALSPVVGMLICQLHFRSKKCTVSFLPVMPSLKRLIFSCQVGVSAFVGEISSGVITTAFNLIILRLAGNTGVAAYGVVANISLVAVALFNGISQGSQPLLSSFYGKSDKKALEKVIGLSLRTAAVTAVCIYAVIYLWSEPIAGIFNQEHNKELAAMARFGLKLYFIGFFFAGINIVGTGILSAVESVKWAFTASVSRGFVMILLSAFTMSAVWGMTGIWLAFPAAEFITMGMTLAGVWGFFSKVNLVGKSL, encoded by the coding sequence ATGGATATCAAAAAGCAGTTTATCCGCTATGTATCCCAGAATATGTTAGGCATGCTGGGTATGTCTTTGTATATTCTCGCAGATACTTATTTTATATCAAAAGCAGTAGGAGCAGATGGTATTACAGCATTGAATCTGGTACTTCCTGTATATAATTTGATCTTCGCCATTGGAGCTATGATCGGTGTAGGTTCTGCTATCCGTTTTGTGATAGAGAGAAATAAGGAAAATCCAGAGGCAGAAAGCTATTTCTTTCATGCTCTGTTCTGGGCCGGGATCATCAGCCTTGTATTCATTGCAGCCGGGATTTTCTGCCCGGATCAGGTGATCAGGCTTATGGGTGGAGATGAACAGATTATAGCAACAGGAAAAAGCTATACCCGTATTTTTATGACATTTGCCCCATTATTTATGTGGAATCATATTTGTAATGCTTTTGTACGAAATGATGGAAGCCCTATGATCGCTATGATGGCTACACTGTTTAGCAGTTTGTTTAATATTGTATTCGATTATATTCTTATGTTCCCTTTTAGTATGGGTATGCCGGGAGCAGCCCTTGCAACAGCTCTTTCACCAGTAGTAGGTATGTTGATCTGTCAGCTGCATTTTCGTTCAAAAAAGTGTACCGTATCTTTTTTGCCGGTGATGCCATCGTTAAAAAGGCTCATTTTTTCCTGTCAGGTGGGAGTTTCTGCCTTTGTAGGAGAGATATCTTCCGGTGTGATCACTACAGCTTTTAATTTGATCATATTGCGGCTGGCTGGAAATACCGGTGTTGCAGCCTATGGTGTAGTAGCCAATATCTCTCTGGTGGCAGTAGCACTGTTTAACGGTATATCCCAGGGTTCCCAGCCTCTGCTTAGCAGTTTCTATGGAAAGTCAGATAAAAAGGCTTTAGAGAAAGTAATAGGCCTTAGTTTAAGGACAGCAGCAGTTACGGCTGTATGTATATATGCAGTGATCTATTTGTGGTCGGAACCAATTGCTGGTATTTTTAACCAGGAACATAACAAAGAACTGGCGGCTATGGCCAGATTTGGTCTGAAGTTGTATTTTATTGGTTTCTTTTTTGCCGGTATCAATATAGTAGGAACAGGTATATTAAGTGCGGTGGAGTCAGTTAAATGGGCATTCACAGCTTCCGTTTCCCGTGGATTTGTTATGATCCTTCTTTCGGCCTTTACTATGTCTGCAGTTTGGGGGATGACAGGTATATGGCTGGCTTTTCCGGCAGCAGAATTTATTACTATGGGAATGACTCTCGCAGGTGTTTGGGGATTTTTTTCTAAAGTAAATCTTGTTGGGAAATCCCTATAA
- a CDS encoding flavodoxin: protein MDEIMVVYWSQTGNTEAMAQAVAQGIEEAGKKAKLAEVSAVSATDLKDVKAFALGCPAMGAEVLEEDEMEPFVAEVEGFAAGKTVGLFGSYGWGDGQWMRDWEERMKAAGAEVACGEGVITQETPDDDALAKCKELGKTLAAV from the coding sequence ATGGACGAAATCATGGTAGTTTACTGGTCACAGACAGGAAACACAGAAGCTATGGCACAGGCAGTAGCACAGGGAATCGAAGAAGCTGGAAAGAAAGCAAAACTGGCAGAAGTATCTGCTGTATCTGCCACTGACCTGAAGGATGTAAAGGCATTTGCGTTAGGATGCCCTGCAATGGGAGCTGAGGTTCTGGAAGAAGATGAGATGGAACCATTTGTAGCAGAGGTAGAAGGATTTGCAGCAGGTAAAACTGTTGGTCTGTTTGGCTCCTATGGCTGGGGTGATGGACAGTGGATGCGTGACTGGGAAGAACGTATGAAAGCAGCAGGTGCTGAAGTTGCATGTGGCGAAGGTGTTATTACCCAGGAAACTCCAGATGATGATGCATTAGCTAAGTGTAAGGAATTAGGAAAGACACTGGCAGCAGTTTAA
- a CDS encoding DUF3793 family protein translates to MSKETLDLMLSLNRQELEIQIALQCAPLLTGRKISNLLTVDRSFRSAVLGLFRSSAVSCYVLYESADRITFLLYVREKLEAYLRTEKVKKLMLEFGCSGCTLSKILYSVSGRYREHMEGNGDFPHEIGLLLGYPPEDVIGFIENRGQNPLYIGYWKVYSNLEECRKVFAGYDQAREKVIHMVSSGMTVKNIMELYDLHSCKLMAV, encoded by the coding sequence ATGAGTAAAGAAACACTTGATCTGATGCTTAGCTTAAACAGGCAGGAACTGGAAATCCAGATCGCACTTCAGTGTGCGCCCCTTCTTACTGGACGTAAGATATCCAATCTTCTGACAGTAGACAGGAGTTTTCGCAGTGCAGTATTGGGGCTGTTCCGTTCCAGTGCCGTTTCCTGTTATGTTCTTTATGAGTCGGCTGACCGTATTACCTTTCTTTTGTATGTACGGGAAAAGCTGGAAGCTTATTTAAGAACAGAAAAGGTTAAGAAGCTGATGCTGGAGTTTGGATGCAGTGGGTGTACGCTTTCTAAGATCCTTTATAGCGTATCAGGACGTTACCGTGAGCATATGGAAGGAAATGGTGATTTTCCTCATGAGATTGGATTGCTTCTCGGATATCCGCCGGAAGATGTAATAGGTTTTATTGAAAACCGGGGACAGAATCCGCTATATATCGGATACTGGAAAGTATATTCCAATTTGGAAGAATGCCGGAAAGTATTTGCTGGATATGATCAGGCAAGAGAAAAAGTGATCCACATGGTATCTTCAGGAATGACTGTTAAAAACATTATGGAGCTGTATGATTTGCATTCATGCAAATTAATGGCAGTATAG
- a CDS encoding LysM peptidoglycan-binding domain-containing protein produces the protein MRRRRLVRRRFLTGCFIMLLFVTILTGRSMLTTMAEEEPVTVSPYYRSVEIKEGDSLWNIARQYKKGSHMSTEEYVKELKRMNSLRSDTIHKGQFLTVVYYK, from the coding sequence ATGAGGAGAAGAAGATTAGTAAGAAGACGGTTTTTGACAGGATGCTTTATCATGCTGCTTTTTGTTACCATTCTCACAGGACGGAGTATGCTCACGACTATGGCAGAAGAGGAACCTGTGACAGTAAGCCCATATTACCGGAGTGTGGAGATCAAAGAGGGAGACAGTCTGTGGAATATAGCCCGTCAGTACAAGAAGGGGAGCCATATGTCTACAGAAGAATACGTTAAGGAATTAAAACGAATGAATTCCCTTCGCTCTGATACGATCCATAAGGGCCAGTTCCTTACGGTTGTTTATTATAAGTAA
- the lexA gene encoding transcriptional repressor LexA, producing the protein MAQDKLTAKQQEILEYIKITILKKGYPPAVRDICEAVKLKSTSSVHSHLSALEEKGYIHRDPTKPRAIEILDDTFNFNRKEMVNIPVIGTVAAGEPILAEEHIESYFPFPAESLPNAETFMLHVKGESMINAGILPGDQLIVEQRPTAENGEIVVALLDDSATVKRFFKETDHYRLQPENDAMDPIITDHVEILGRVIGLIRMM; encoded by the coding sequence ATGGCCCAGGATAAACTTACTGCAAAGCAACAGGAAATATTAGAATACATAAAAATTACGATCTTAAAAAAAGGATATCCGCCAGCTGTGCGGGATATCTGTGAAGCTGTAAAATTGAAATCCACTTCTTCTGTCCATTCTCACCTCTCTGCTCTGGAAGAAAAAGGATATATCCATCGCGATCCTACTAAGCCAAGAGCTATTGAGATTTTGGACGATACATTCAATTTTAACCGGAAGGAAATGGTAAATATCCCAGTTATTGGTACAGTTGCAGCAGGAGAACCGATCCTGGCAGAGGAACACATTGAAAGCTACTTTCCATTCCCGGCAGAATCTCTTCCTAATGCCGAGACCTTTATGCTCCATGTAAAAGGTGAAAGCATGATAAATGCCGGCATCCTTCCAGGAGACCAGCTGATCGTTGAGCAGCGTCCAACTGCTGAAAACGGCGAGATCGTAGTTGCCCTTTTAGATGATTCCGCTACTGTAAAGCGTTTCTTCAAGGAAACAGATCACTACCGCCTGCAGCCTGAAAATGATGCCATGGATCCGATCATTACAGATCATGTTGAGATTCTTGGAAGGGTCATTGGTCTGATAAGAATGATGTAA
- a CDS encoding helix-turn-helix domain-containing protein, whose translation MEPMYLSIQPEKTGERIKKLLLEQGYTIREIQGAFGFENPQAIYKWLSGKSLPSIDNFVILSRLLHTTIEDILVIDGDIPRLWGILNRWLNDICHRMIYNRIRNK comes from the coding sequence ATGGAACCAATGTATTTGTCAATCCAACCGGAAAAGACTGGAGAACGCATAAAAAAGCTGCTTTTGGAACAGGGATATACGATTCGGGAGATCCAGGGAGCTTTCGGATTTGAAAATCCGCAGGCTATTTATAAATGGCTATCCGGCAAATCGTTACCCAGCATTGACAATTTTGTTATTTTAAGTAGATTATTACATACTACGATTGAAGATATCCTCGTCATTGACGGGGATATTCCTCGTTTATGGGGGATTTTAAACCGATGGTTGAATGACATCTGCCACCGAATGATTTACAATCGGATCAGAAACAAATGA